Proteins found in one Nocardia brasiliensis ATCC 700358 genomic segment:
- a CDS encoding EamA family transporter has protein sequence MTESSRIVAQRRPPRVPAVTYFGISALFHYLGPACAVLLFVRVDVLGVAWLRIASAALVFAAWRRPWRLLRRGTAEQRRVLLALGIVLAAMNATFYLAIARLPLATVGAIEFLGPIVLAAIGLRNGRNMIALVLAAGGVVALTDIQLAGAPTGFVFAFANCALFLLYVLLGHRIANSAAVSGLDQLAAAMSIAAVVATPFCLGAAVPAFTSPAALLAGIGVGLCSSVIPYVTDQLAMARLRRSTFALLLSILPAVAAVIGIVVLAQVPTVQELAGIALIAAGVSIHQEKHENEEN, from the coding sequence ATGACCGAATCGTCACGGATCGTCGCACAGCGCAGGCCCCCACGGGTGCCCGCCGTGACCTACTTCGGCATCAGCGCGCTCTTCCATTACCTCGGTCCCGCCTGCGCGGTGCTGCTGTTCGTCCGGGTGGATGTGCTCGGCGTGGCGTGGCTGCGGATCGCCAGCGCCGCACTGGTGTTCGCGGCCTGGCGCCGGCCGTGGCGGTTGCTCCGGCGCGGCACCGCCGAGCAGCGGCGGGTGCTGCTCGCGCTCGGGATCGTGCTCGCGGCGATGAACGCGACCTTCTACCTCGCCATCGCACGGTTACCGCTGGCCACCGTCGGCGCGATCGAATTCCTCGGGCCGATCGTGCTCGCCGCGATCGGTCTACGCAACGGCCGCAACATGATCGCCCTCGTGCTCGCGGCCGGCGGGGTCGTCGCGCTGACCGATATCCAGCTGGCCGGCGCGCCGACCGGATTCGTCTTCGCGTTCGCCAACTGCGCGCTGTTCCTGCTGTACGTGCTGCTCGGCCACCGGATCGCCAACAGCGCAGCGGTTTCCGGCCTCGACCAGCTCGCCGCCGCGATGTCGATCGCCGCGGTGGTGGCGACGCCGTTCTGTCTCGGCGCTGCTGTCCCGGCGTTCACCAGTCCCGCGGCATTGCTCGCCGGGATCGGCGTCGGGCTCTGCTCCTCGGTCATTCCCTACGTGACCGATCAGCTCGCCATGGCGCGACTGCGTCGCAGCACCTTCGCCCTGCTGCTCAGCATCCTCCCCGCGGTCGCGGCGGTGATCGGGATCGTGGTGCTCGCCCAAGTCCCCACCGTCCAGGAGCTGGCCGGCATCGCGCTGATCGCCGCGGGCGTCTCAATCCACCAGGAAAAACACGAAAACGAGGAGAACTGA
- a CDS encoding Lrp/AsnC family transcriptional regulator: protein MSGKSRPNGNIAFTDRARLLDEVNVRLLNELHADPRLSMSELARRVGMSAPAVTERVQRLEQSGVITGFRMEVDPAALGMPVTALVRIRPGPGQLPKIVAAARDTPQVVECFRITGEDCFLLKVHGPSIGELEELLDGFLMFGQTTTSIVVSEPVPRRPLPVPAQRKR, encoded by the coding sequence TTGTCTGGAAAATCAAGGCCGAACGGCAATATTGCCTTCACCGATCGGGCACGGCTGTTGGACGAGGTGAATGTGCGCCTGCTCAACGAGTTGCACGCCGATCCGCGACTGTCCATGTCCGAACTCGCGCGCCGCGTCGGCATGTCGGCGCCCGCGGTCACCGAGCGGGTGCAGCGCCTGGAGCAGAGCGGCGTGATCACCGGCTTCCGGATGGAGGTGGACCCGGCCGCGCTCGGCATGCCGGTGACCGCGCTGGTGCGCATCCGGCCCGGGCCCGGCCAGCTGCCCAAGATTGTGGCGGCCGCTCGGGACACCCCGCAGGTGGTCGAGTGCTTCCGGATCACCGGCGAGGACTGCTTCCTGCTGAAGGTGCACGGTCCGTCGATCGGCGAACTGGAGGAACTGCTCGACGGGTTCCTCATGTTCGGCCAGACCACCACCTCGATCGTGGTATCCGAGCCGGTACCCCGCCGCCCCTTACCCGTCCCCGCGCAGCGCAAGCGTTAG
- a CDS encoding nuclear transport factor 2 family protein — MTEQIRDVVDRYVKLVGSGPTEAIVELYAPEATVEDPVGAPVRHGHEAIREFYEILAPLDRETELRTDSVRVAGNEVAFQFTIITRVGGQRFTMSPIDYMEFDDTGKIVRMRAFWSQDDMAIEPE; from the coding sequence ATGACCGAGCAGATCCGTGATGTCGTCGACCGGTACGTCAAGTTGGTCGGCTCGGGTCCGACCGAAGCCATCGTCGAGCTCTACGCGCCCGAGGCGACCGTCGAAGACCCGGTGGGCGCACCGGTGCGGCACGGCCACGAGGCCATCCGCGAGTTCTACGAGATCCTCGCGCCCCTGGACCGCGAGACCGAATTGCGCACCGACTCGGTGCGCGTCGCGGGCAACGAGGTGGCCTTCCAGTTCACGATCATCACGCGCGTCGGCGGCCAGCGCTTCACCATGTCGCCCATCGACTACATGGAATTCGACGACACGGGCAAGATCGTGCGCATGCGTGCCTTCTGGAGCCAGGACGACATGGCCATCGAACCGGAGTGA
- a CDS encoding bifunctional o-acetylhomoserine/o-acetylserine sulfhydrylase: MTESLDPSATWSFETKQVHVGQVPDGATSARALPIYQTTSYTFRDTDHAAALFGLAEPGNIYTRIMNPTQDAVEQRIAALEGGVAALLLSSGQAAETLAILNLAGAGDHLVSSPRLYGGTYNLFHYTLPKLGIEVSFVDDPDDLEQWRAAIRPNTKAFYGETISNPQNHIFDIRGIADVAHAAGVPLIVDNTVATPYLIQPFAHGADIVVHSATKYLGGHGSAIAGVIVDGGTFDWTVRSGEEPRFPGFVVPDPSYHGVVYADLGAPAFALKARVQLLRDLGAAVSPFNAFLISQGLETLSLRIERHVSNAHQVAEFLSSRPEVTSVSYAGLPSSPWYERGKTLAPRGAGAVIGFELAGGVDAGKRFVEALTLHSHVANIGDVRSLVIHPASTTHSQLTPDEQLSSGVTPGLVRLAVGIEGIEDILADLRAGFAAAG, translated from the coding sequence ATGACAGAGTCGCTCGACCCGTCCGCGACGTGGAGTTTCGAGACCAAGCAGGTCCATGTCGGCCAGGTCCCCGACGGCGCGACCAGCGCCCGCGCGCTGCCGATCTACCAGACCACCTCCTACACCTTCCGCGATACCGACCATGCGGCGGCGCTGTTCGGTCTGGCCGAACCGGGCAACATCTACACCCGGATCATGAACCCCACCCAGGACGCGGTGGAGCAGCGGATCGCGGCGCTCGAGGGCGGCGTCGCGGCGCTGCTGCTCTCGTCCGGGCAGGCGGCGGAGACGCTGGCGATCCTGAACCTCGCGGGCGCGGGTGATCACCTGGTGTCCAGTCCACGGCTGTACGGCGGCACCTACAACCTCTTCCACTACACGCTGCCCAAACTCGGCATCGAGGTGTCCTTCGTCGACGACCCGGACGACCTCGAACAGTGGCGCGCCGCGATCCGGCCGAACACCAAGGCGTTCTACGGCGAGACCATCTCGAATCCGCAGAACCACATCTTCGACATCCGCGGCATCGCCGACGTCGCGCATGCCGCGGGCGTTCCGCTCATCGTCGACAACACCGTCGCCACACCGTATTTGATCCAGCCCTTCGCGCACGGCGCCGACATCGTGGTGCACTCGGCGACCAAGTATCTCGGCGGGCACGGCTCGGCCATCGCCGGCGTCATCGTCGACGGCGGCACCTTCGACTGGACCGTCCGGTCCGGCGAGGAGCCGCGTTTCCCCGGTTTCGTGGTCCCCGATCCCAGCTACCACGGTGTGGTGTACGCGGATCTGGGTGCGCCCGCGTTCGCGCTCAAGGCCCGGGTGCAGCTGCTGCGTGATCTGGGCGCGGCGGTCTCGCCGTTCAACGCGTTCCTGATCAGCCAGGGGCTGGAGACGCTGAGCCTGCGCATCGAGCGGCACGTGAGCAATGCCCATCAGGTGGCCGAATTCCTCAGCAGCAGGCCGGAAGTCACCTCGGTGTCCTATGCCGGGCTGCCGTCCTCGCCGTGGTACGAACGCGGGAAGACGCTGGCGCCGCGGGGTGCGGGCGCGGTGATCGGGTTCGAACTCGCCGGCGGCGTCGACGCGGGCAAACGTTTCGTCGAGGCGCTGACCCTGCACAGCCACGTCGCCAATATCGGCGATGTGCGCTCGCTGGTCATCCACCCGGCCTCCACCACGCATTCCCAGCTGACCCCCGACGAACAGCTCAGCTCCGGCGTCACCCCGGGACTGGTCCGGCTCGCGGTGGGTATCGAGGGAATCGAGGACATCCTCGCCGATCTGCGCGCCGGGTTCGCCGCCGCCGGGTAG
- a CDS encoding OsmC family protein encodes MTTHLSTPLNDIGDATAQAVATDPANALVVFRAAGTPDGPVGSTITARRHVVRVDEPPTLGGDDTAANPVEVYLAALISCQVVTYRFWAQRLGIAVDELEVQAEGDLDVRGFFGLDDSVRAGFQAVRVTVRISGPETPQRYAQLQRSVDAHCPVLDLSTGVTPVETTLITH; translated from the coding sequence GTGACCACTCATCTGAGCACTCCGCTCAACGATATCGGCGACGCCACCGCACAAGCGGTCGCGACCGACCCCGCGAACGCGCTGGTGGTGTTCCGCGCCGCAGGCACCCCGGACGGCCCCGTGGGCAGCACGATCACCGCGCGCAGGCACGTCGTCCGGGTAGACGAACCACCCACGCTCGGCGGCGACGACACCGCCGCCAACCCCGTCGAGGTCTACCTCGCCGCGCTGATCTCCTGCCAGGTGGTGACCTACCGCTTCTGGGCCCAGCGACTCGGGATCGCCGTCGACGAACTCGAGGTCCAGGCCGAGGGAGATCTCGACGTCCGCGGCTTCTTCGGCTTGGACGACAGCGTCCGCGCCGGCTTCCAGGCCGTCCGGGTGACCGTCCGGATCTCCGGACCGGAGACGCCGCAGCGCTACGCGCAGCTCCAGCGCTCGGTCGACGCGCACTGCCCGGTCCTCGATCTCAGCACCGGCGTCACACCGGTCGAAACCACCCTGATCACCCACTAG
- the mihF gene encoding integration host factor, actinobacterial type has product MALPTMTAEQRTEALAKAAAVRKARSELIGKVKAGKVSVADLLKKADSDELVKKTKVAAVIKALPGVGPVKAAKLMDQAEIPEDRRIGGLGARQRAALLDALKD; this is encoded by the coding sequence ATGGCACTGCCTACCATGACCGCGGAGCAGCGCACTGAGGCGCTGGCCAAAGCGGCAGCGGTCCGCAAGGCGCGCTCCGAACTGATCGGCAAGGTGAAGGCGGGCAAGGTTTCGGTCGCCGATCTGCTGAAGAAGGCCGACTCCGATGAGCTGGTCAAGAAGACCAAGGTCGCCGCGGTGATCAAGGCTCTGCCCGGTGTCGGACCGGTGAAGGCGGCCAAGCTGATGGACCAGGCCGAGATCCCGGAGGATCGTCGTATCGGTGGGCTCGGCGCGCGGCAGCGTGCGGCCCTGCTCGACGCCCTGAAGGACTGA
- the fdhD gene encoding formate dehydrogenase accessory sulfurtransferase FdhD codes for MSRVTARRRTRRISPTGEIQRPDTLAVEEPLEIRIGGRSLTVTMRTPGNDVDLVHGFLLSEAMIGVAEDITAARYCSGTDDDGRNTYNVLDLTLRNPVPVQTRSFLTTGACGLCGKTALDEVRKNTRYPIAEKGIAVDPHTLGAMPETLRGKQSLFEATGGLHAAGLFAADGTVLAVREDIGRHNAVDKVIGWALRQNRVPAADLVLIVSGRASFELVQKAVMAGIPMLGAVSAPSSLAVDLAAEAGLTLVGFLRGDTMNVYTHPDRVVASNATPMPA; via the coding sequence ATGAGTAGAGTCACCGCCCGCCGCCGGACGCGCCGGATCTCGCCGACCGGAGAGATCCAGCGCCCCGACACCCTGGCCGTCGAAGAGCCGCTGGAGATCCGGATCGGCGGCCGGTCGCTGACCGTCACCATGCGCACGCCGGGTAACGATGTGGACCTGGTGCACGGATTCCTGTTGAGCGAGGCCATGATCGGCGTCGCCGAGGACATCACGGCGGCTCGCTACTGTTCGGGCACCGACGACGACGGCCGCAACACCTACAACGTCCTCGATCTCACGCTGCGCAACCCGGTCCCGGTGCAGACCCGCAGCTTCCTGACCACCGGCGCCTGCGGGCTCTGCGGAAAGACCGCCCTGGACGAGGTGCGCAAGAACACCCGCTACCCGATCGCCGAGAAGGGCATCGCGGTGGACCCGCACACGCTCGGCGCCATGCCGGAGACGTTGCGCGGCAAGCAATCCCTGTTCGAGGCCACCGGTGGGCTGCACGCGGCGGGCCTGTTCGCGGCCGACGGCACGGTGCTCGCCGTGCGCGAGGACATCGGCAGGCACAACGCGGTGGACAAGGTGATCGGCTGGGCGCTGCGGCAGAATCGGGTCCCCGCAGCCGATCTGGTGCTCATCGTGAGCGGGCGCGCCTCGTTCGAGCTGGTGCAGAAGGCGGTGATGGCGGGCATTCCGATGCTCGGCGCGGTCTCGGCGCCCAGTTCGCTCGCGGTCGACCTGGCCGCCGAAGCGGGGCTGACGCTGGTCGGATTCCTGCGCGGCGACACGATGAACGTCTACACCCACCCGGATCGGGTCGTCGCCTCGAACGCCACGCCGATGCCGGCCTGA
- a CDS encoding FdhF/YdeP family oxidoreductase: protein MHRNGPTQDIDESELTVSAPKEQAAGVTAVAVSLRRAVEEMGVIRTARTLARVNQVHGFDCPGCAWPEPTGHRRPAEFCENGAKAVAEEATLRTVTPEFFAAHSIDELAGKSGYWLGQQGRLTHPMVLRPGDTHYSRIGWDDAYRLIADQLGALASPDEAVFYTSGRTSNEAAFLYQLLVRSFGTNNLPDCSNMCHESSGAALSSSIGIGKGSVSIDDFAAADLIIVAGQNPGTNHPRMLSALANAKSEGARIIAINPLPETGLLGFRDPQTVKGFTTGVAIADDFLQIRLGGDMALFQALGRLLFEAEDRAPGTVVDREFVDAHCAGLAEYEKQVRAVDFDTVLAATGLSRAEIDRTAKYLAEANNVIICWAMGLTQQSHGVATIEEATNLLLLRGMIGKPGAGVCPVRGHSNVQGDRTMGIWEKMPDTFLDALDREFGITSPRKHGWDTVDAIRAMRDGRAAVFVGMGGNFVSATPDTEVTETALRNCALTVQISTKLNRSHVVHGRTALILPTLGRTDKDLRDGLKQQVSVEDSMSMVHLSTGRLDPVSKHLRSEVAIVCDLALTLFGADHPVPWARFRSDYDTIRDAISRVVPGCADYNARVRARNGFVLPHPPRDSREFRTSTGKANFAVNELTWTPVPEGRLILQTLRSHDQYNTTIYGLDDRYRGVHGGRKVVLVHPEDITALGFAEDELVDVISEWTDGTERRVEGFRLVGYPTPRGNAAAYYPETNPLVPLDHVAARSNTPVSKSVTIRLQRASHE from the coding sequence ATGCACCGTAACGGGCCGACCCAGGATATCGACGAGTCCGAGCTCACCGTCTCCGCGCCGAAGGAGCAGGCGGCGGGTGTCACCGCGGTCGCGGTGTCGCTGCGCCGCGCGGTGGAGGAGATGGGCGTGATTCGCACTGCCCGCACTTTGGCGCGGGTCAACCAGGTGCACGGCTTCGACTGCCCCGGCTGCGCCTGGCCGGAGCCGACGGGTCATCGCCGCCCGGCCGAGTTCTGTGAGAACGGCGCGAAGGCGGTGGCCGAGGAGGCCACGCTGCGCACGGTCACGCCGGAGTTCTTCGCCGCGCATTCGATCGATGAGCTGGCGGGCAAGTCGGGGTATTGGCTCGGCCAGCAGGGCCGGTTGACCCATCCGATGGTGTTGCGCCCCGGCGACACTCATTATTCGCGGATCGGGTGGGACGACGCCTACCGGTTGATCGCGGATCAGCTGGGCGCCTTGGCTTCTCCCGACGAGGCGGTCTTCTACACCTCCGGTCGCACCAGCAACGAGGCCGCGTTCCTGTACCAGCTGCTGGTCCGCAGCTTCGGCACGAACAATCTGCCGGACTGTTCGAATATGTGCCACGAGTCCTCGGGCGCCGCGCTGTCCAGCTCGATCGGTATCGGCAAGGGTTCGGTGTCGATCGACGATTTCGCCGCGGCGGACCTGATCATCGTCGCCGGGCAGAATCCCGGCACCAACCATCCGCGCATGCTGAGCGCGCTGGCGAACGCGAAATCCGAAGGCGCCAGGATCATCGCGATCAATCCGCTGCCCGAGACCGGCTTGCTCGGTTTCCGGGATCCGCAGACCGTCAAGGGTTTCACCACCGGTGTCGCGATCGCCGACGACTTCCTGCAGATCCGTTTGGGCGGTGACATGGCGCTGTTCCAGGCGCTGGGCAGGTTGTTGTTCGAGGCGGAGGATCGCGCTCCGGGCACCGTCGTCGACCGGGAATTCGTCGATGCGCACTGTGCGGGTCTGGCCGAGTACGAAAAGCAGGTCCGCGCCGTCGATTTCGATACTGTGCTCGCCGCGACCGGCCTGAGCCGGGCCGAGATCGACCGCACCGCGAAATATCTGGCCGAGGCGAACAACGTCATCATCTGCTGGGCGATGGGCCTGACCCAGCAGTCGCACGGTGTCGCGACCATCGAGGAGGCGACGAATCTGCTGTTGCTGCGCGGGATGATCGGCAAACCGGGCGCGGGAGTCTGCCCGGTGCGCGGACATTCGAACGTGCAGGGCGACCGCACCATGGGCATCTGGGAGAAGATGCCGGACACCTTCCTCGACGCGCTGGACCGGGAGTTCGGCATCACCAGCCCGCGCAAGCACGGTTGGGACACGGTCGACGCCATCCGCGCCATGCGGGACGGTCGCGCCGCGGTGTTCGTCGGGATGGGCGGTAATTTCGTCTCGGCCACCCCCGATACCGAGGTGACCGAGACCGCCCTGCGCAATTGCGCACTGACGGTACAGATTTCCACCAAACTCAACCGCAGCCATGTCGTACACGGCCGGACCGCGCTGATCCTGCCGACGCTCGGCCGCACCGACAAGGATCTGCGTGACGGCCTGAAACAGCAAGTGTCGGTGGAGGATTCGATGTCGATGGTGCATCTGTCCACCGGTCGGCTCGATCCGGTGAGCAAGCACCTGCGCAGCGAGGTCGCGATCGTCTGCGATCTGGCCCTGACCCTGTTCGGCGCGGATCATCCGGTGCCGTGGGCGCGTTTCCGCAGCGACTACGACACCATCCGCGACGCGATCTCCCGGGTGGTTCCCGGTTGCGCCGACTACAACGCCAGGGTGCGCGCCCGTAACGGTTTCGTCCTACCGCACCCGCCCCGGGACAGCCGCGAATTCCGTACCAGCACCGGCAAAGCCAACTTCGCGGTGAACGAACTCACCTGGACCCCGGTCCCGGAGGGCAGACTGATCCTGCAGACGCTGCGCAGTCACGACCAGTACAACACCACCATCTACGGCTTGGACGACCGCTACCGCGGCGTGCACGGCGGCCGCAAGGTGGTCCTGGTGCACCCCGAGGACATCACGGCGCTCGGCTTCGCCGAAGACGAACTGGTGGACGTGATCTCGGAGTGGACCGACGGCACCGAGCGCCGCGTCGAGGGTTTCCGCCTGGTCGGTTATCCGACCCCGCGCGGTAACGCCGCCGCCTACTACCCCGAGACGAATCCGCTTGTGCCGCTGGACCATGTCGCGGCGCGGTCGAATACGCCGGTCTCCAAATCGGTCACCATCAGATTGCAGCGTGCCAGTCATGAGTAG
- a CDS encoding serine/threonine-protein kinase: protein MTEQGERLREALPAYDIGAELGRGGCGVVLAGTHRRLRRPVAIKQIPAQFVHDERVRRRFVAEARVLAAIDHPHVVRVFDYLEHEELCLLVMEYLPGGTVGERFATDGYDFASAVAIALSCAAGLTAAHRHRVLHRDVKPANLMFAAGGAIKLTDFGIAKIVGGDETLVTKAGDIIGTPSYIAPEQARGQPLSPATDVYALATMLYQLLSGVLPFPPGEGPLAMLFAHAFDEPIPLGEVAPSVPEPIAAVVMRGLATDPAQRFDTAESFGVALARPAVHCWGQNWLAPVGIPVIGADTIVAAATGSSRPQPPYHPGTPPTPSRVHTSETPPAPLPPEAYHTPPPFRPVAQDRNRATDETLPSARIAEHTPRPDPRDPTGPNRPPAPEPAKTLPPQADTTALPRRPESTPPPRAPSWLPRGTAPPTVQWYPAGGVRPGAGSRSGYPEGVGPFAGQRVSGSATTRVRPRGAAPARGARLVELDRRDLRPIQQVVTLASPRVPLVIGLALTVVAVVLGLVGSGPSVGGDLAPGAVLLGGADPAAGPIEIDLTKPTPLQANNIDTDSAVLKVTLLGVPLGGDTVPFVPGDRNASLPAPVNEHVMAGTLTGELVLLRNGAEIATQRVELRTVQRSTTTATAGCVVLLALFAFAYLESNMRRLRSGRGGFANILGLSVSAALLAVALLGARWVLLAAPPTVFTAACCTATAAAAGAAVSVAARRIGKRRRYLRRARRRTS from the coding sequence GTGACCGAGCAGGGGGAGCGGCTGCGGGAGGCGTTGCCTGCCTACGACATCGGCGCGGAACTCGGCCGAGGCGGGTGCGGTGTGGTGCTCGCGGGGACCCACCGCAGGCTGCGCAGACCGGTGGCGATCAAACAGATTCCGGCGCAGTTCGTGCACGACGAACGGGTCCGGCGCCGGTTCGTCGCCGAGGCCAGGGTGCTCGCCGCCATCGATCATCCGCATGTGGTGCGGGTTTTCGACTACCTGGAGCACGAGGAGTTGTGCCTGCTGGTGATGGAGTACCTGCCGGGCGGCACGGTGGGCGAGCGGTTCGCCACGGACGGTTACGATTTCGCGAGCGCCGTCGCGATCGCGCTGTCCTGCGCGGCCGGATTGACGGCCGCGCACCGGCATCGGGTGCTGCACCGCGACGTCAAACCGGCGAATCTGATGTTCGCGGCGGGCGGTGCGATCAAACTGACCGACTTCGGCATCGCCAAGATCGTCGGCGGTGACGAGACTTTGGTGACCAAAGCGGGCGACATCATCGGCACCCCTTCCTATATCGCACCGGAACAGGCTCGCGGACAACCACTCTCACCGGCCACCGACGTGTACGCCTTGGCCACGATGCTCTATCAGCTGCTGTCGGGTGTGCTGCCGTTCCCGCCGGGTGAGGGACCGCTGGCCATGCTGTTCGCGCACGCCTTCGACGAGCCGATCCCGCTCGGTGAGGTCGCGCCGAGCGTGCCGGAACCCATTGCCGCCGTCGTGATGCGCGGTCTCGCCACCGATCCCGCCCAACGTTTCGACACCGCCGAATCCTTCGGCGTCGCCCTCGCCCGCCCGGCTGTCCACTGCTGGGGCCAGAATTGGCTCGCCCCCGTCGGCATCCCGGTAATCGGCGCCGACACCATAGTCGCCGCCGCGACCGGCAGCAGCCGCCCCCAACCGCCCTATCACCCCGGAACCCCACCCACGCCCAGCCGCGTTCACACTTCCGAAACCCCTCCTGCCCCGCTTCCGCCCGAGGCATACCACACCCCGCCCCCGTTCCGTCCCGTCGCACAGGACCGTAACCGTGCCACGGACGAAACGCTCCCCTCCGCACGGATAGCCGAGCACACACCGCGCCCCGACCCCCGAGATCCAACCGGCCCCAACCGGCCACCTGCTCCGGAGCCCGCCAAAACCCTACCGCCGCAAGCCGATACCACGGCGCTTCCGCGCCGGCCGGAGTCCACACCGCCGCCGAGAGCACCATCCTGGCTTCCGCGCGGTACCGCCCCGCCTACTGTTCAGTGGTATCCGGCGGGCGGGGTTCGGCCTGGTGCCGGGTCGCGGTCCGGGTATCCGGAGGGAGTAGGGCCTTTTGCCGGGCAGCGGGTTTCGGGGTCGGCGACGACCAGGGTGCGGCCGCGGGGTGCGGCACCGGCGCGCGGGGCTCGGTTGGTGGAGCTGGATCGGCGGGATCTGCGGCCGATCCAGCAGGTGGTCACGCTAGCCTCGCCGCGGGTGCCGCTCGTGATCGGTTTGGCGCTCACGGTGGTGGCGGTGGTGCTGGGGCTGGTGGGGAGCGGGCCCTCGGTCGGTGGCGATCTCGCGCCCGGCGCGGTGCTGCTCGGAGGTGCGGATCCGGCCGCGGGTCCGATCGAGATCGATCTGACGAAGCCGACTCCGTTGCAGGCCAACAATATTGATACCGATTCGGCCGTGTTGAAGGTGACGTTGCTCGGGGTGCCGCTCGGCGGGGACACCGTGCCTTTCGTGCCGGGCGATCGGAATGCCTCGCTTCCCGCGCCCGTCAACGAGCACGTCATGGCGGGCACGCTGACCGGTGAGTTGGTGCTACTGCGCAACGGTGCGGAAATCGCCACGCAGCGCGTCGAACTCCGCACAGTCCAGCGCTCGACCACTACGGCGACCGCGGGATGTGTTGTCCTGCTGGCACTCTTCGCGTTCGCCTACCTGGAATCCAACATGCGTCGTTTGCGCAGTGGCCGTGGCGGATTCGCCAATATCCTCGGACTGTCGGTCAGCGCCGCGCTGCTCGCGGTCGCGTTGCTCGGCGCGCGATGGGTCCTGCTCGCCGCACCGCCGACCGTCTTCACCGCCGCATGTTGCACTGCCACGGCGGCTGCGGCGGGCGCCGCCGTATCTGTCGCGGCTCGTCGAATCGGCAAGCGCCGCCGATACCTTCGTCGTGCTCGCCGTCGGACGTCGTGA
- a CDS encoding GbsR/MarR family transcriptional regulator codes for MPGGRLTLHERECIADGLSAGLGYAQIARRLERPSSTISREVNRNGGPGRYRAERAHRATAARARRGKAPVATQSDSAAAEFTVYSAAVREFAAQFTELFVYDGMPRMQARVMTCLHLTDSGSRTAAELARWLEVSPASISTAVAALEQRDLIRRERDARRRDRYYIDDETWYRTTLNLARAAEVRVEAARRGAEILGATTGAGARLTEISRYLDYLGKQMVQVVERWPRP; via the coding sequence ATGCCAGGAGGCAGGCTCACCCTGCACGAGCGGGAATGCATCGCGGACGGGCTGTCCGCCGGACTCGGCTACGCGCAGATCGCACGCCGGCTCGAACGACCGTCCTCGACCATCAGCCGGGAGGTGAACCGCAACGGCGGGCCCGGTCGCTATCGCGCCGAACGCGCACACCGGGCCACCGCGGCGCGCGCCCGACGTGGCAAAGCGCCGGTGGCCACGCAATCGGATTCGGCCGCAGCGGAATTCACGGTCTACAGCGCGGCGGTACGCGAGTTCGCGGCGCAGTTCACCGAGTTGTTCGTCTACGACGGGATGCCTCGGATGCAGGCGCGGGTGATGACCTGCCTGCACCTCACCGATTCCGGCAGTCGCACCGCTGCCGAGCTGGCGCGCTGGCTCGAAGTCAGCCCGGCGTCCATCTCCACCGCCGTCGCCGCGCTGGAGCAGCGGGATCTGATTCGCCGGGAACGTGACGCCCGCCGTCGCGACCGTTACTACATCGACGACGAAACCTGGTACCGCACCACGCTGAACCTGGCCCGCGCCGCCGAGGTACGGGTCGAGGCGGCGCGCCGCGGTGCCGAAATACTGGGCGCGACAACGGGGGCCGGTGCCCGCTTGACCGAGATCAGCCGGTACCTGGACTATCTCGGCAAGCAGATGGTCCAGGTCGTCGAGCGCTGGCCTCGCCCGTGA